One stretch of Bradyrhizobium canariense DNA includes these proteins:
- the hemA gene encoding 5-aminolevulinate synthase, translating to MFDYNGSFQSAIAALKRERRYRMFADLERKAGQFPHALWNSPSGKRNVVVWCSNDYLGMGQHPKVIEAMCAAARTMGAGAGGTRNISGTNRALVKLEDELADLHGKEAALVFTSGYVSNHTGIATIAKLLPNCLILSDALNHNSMIEGVRAAGCARQIWRHNDLEHLEELLSRAAPDRPKLIVFESVYSMDGDIAPLEAICDLAERYNAMTYLDEVHAVGMYGPRGAGIAEQEGVMARIDVIEGTLAKAFGTLGGYIAASDAVVDAVRSHAPGFIFTTALPPAVAAAATASIAHLKTSGAERAGQRTAVAATKAALRKAGLPVLATETHIVPVMVGDPDLCKRASDILLDRHGIYIQPINYPTVARGTERLRITPTPAHDIRLIQQLTDAMISVWQELDLPLGTDNEPVQHRTQTIAAGG from the coding sequence ATGTTCGACTATAACGGGAGCTTTCAATCTGCCATCGCTGCCCTGAAACGTGAACGCCGCTATCGCATGTTCGCCGATCTGGAACGCAAAGCGGGACAGTTCCCTCACGCGCTCTGGAACAGCCCGAGCGGTAAACGGAATGTCGTTGTGTGGTGCTCGAACGACTATCTCGGCATGGGCCAGCATCCGAAAGTGATCGAAGCGATGTGCGCCGCCGCGCGCACGATGGGCGCGGGCGCGGGCGGAACGCGCAACATCTCGGGCACTAATCGGGCGCTGGTAAAACTGGAGGACGAGCTTGCCGACCTCCACGGCAAGGAAGCGGCACTCGTTTTCACCTCGGGCTACGTATCCAACCATACGGGCATCGCGACGATCGCGAAGCTCCTTCCGAACTGCCTGATCCTTTCTGATGCACTCAACCATAATTCCATGATCGAAGGCGTGCGTGCCGCTGGCTGTGCCAGGCAGATCTGGCGCCACAACGATCTTGAGCACCTCGAGGAGTTGCTCTCGCGCGCAGCGCCCGACCGCCCGAAGCTGATCGTGTTCGAGAGCGTCTATTCGATGGACGGCGACATCGCTCCACTCGAAGCGATCTGCGACCTCGCAGAGCGCTATAACGCGATGACCTATCTGGACGAGGTACATGCAGTTGGCATGTATGGGCCGCGCGGCGCTGGAATCGCCGAGCAAGAAGGCGTGATGGCGCGCATCGACGTCATCGAGGGAACGCTCGCCAAGGCCTTCGGGACGCTCGGCGGCTACATCGCCGCCAGCGACGCTGTCGTGGACGCGGTCCGATCCCATGCGCCCGGATTTATCTTCACGACGGCATTGCCTCCCGCGGTAGCTGCGGCTGCGACAGCCTCGATAGCCCATCTCAAGACGTCGGGTGCAGAGCGTGCGGGCCAGCGCACCGCCGTGGCAGCGACCAAGGCGGCGCTGCGAAAAGCCGGCCTGCCCGTGCTGGCGACGGAGACGCATATCGTGCCGGTCATGGTCGGCGATCCCGACCTGTGCAAGCGGGCGAGCGATATCCTGCTTGACCGGCATGGGATCTACATCCAACCGATCAATTATCCAACGGTTGCCAGAGGCACCGAGCGATTGCGGATTACTCCAACCCCCGCGCATGACATTCGGCTGATCCAACAGCTAACTGACGCCATGATTTCCGTGTGGCAGGAGCTCGATCTCCCGCTCGGAACAGACAACGAGCCCGTCCAGCACCGTACACAGACGATCGCCGCTGGAGGATAA
- a CDS encoding winged helix-turn-helix domain-containing protein: MAKLLADIDSVPILVRSLIKDLSAEMRSDFSSKVADIHSLLLSTLEKIVDRTRGSSLRRGLTSNRPLAIVESRSRAEPLVRLPALLNETVLRVGPLELDLLDRTAKRDDRQIDLRPREFHLLKYMMQRRDQLLTRATLFKEVWRYRFVPETNLVDVHMGRLRRKVDGPNEAPMIRNVRGVGFVLSATPCSQNSPSRADERSSTLAVADKSPRSVA; the protein is encoded by the coding sequence ATGGCGAAGCTTCTGGCCGATATCGACAGCGTGCCTATTCTGGTTCGTTCCCTCATCAAGGATCTATCGGCGGAAATGCGATCTGACTTTAGCTCCAAGGTCGCCGATATTCATTCGCTGCTTTTGAGCACACTTGAAAAGATAGTTGATCGAACGCGTGGATCTTCCCTGCGGAGAGGACTCACCTCAAATCGGCCGCTCGCGATAGTTGAATCGCGATCGCGGGCAGAACCTTTGGTCCGGCTGCCGGCGCTGCTGAATGAAACCGTGCTGCGCGTGGGACCGCTGGAGCTCGACCTCCTGGATCGAACTGCGAAGCGTGACGACCGTCAGATCGATCTGCGGCCACGCGAGTTTCACTTGCTCAAATACATGATGCAACGACGCGACCAGTTGCTGACTCGGGCAACCCTCTTCAAGGAGGTATGGCGCTATAGGTTCGTCCCTGAAACGAACCTTGTCGATGTTCACATGGGCCGACTTCGTCGCAAGGTGGACGGGCCAAATGAAGCCCCCATGATTCGCAACGTCCGCGGCGTTGGCTTCGTTCTAAGCGCGACTCCCTGCTCACAGAATTCGCCGTCGAGAGCGGACGAGCGATCAAGCACTCTGGCCGTCGCAGATAAATCTCCGCGGTCGGTAGCATGA
- a CDS encoding catalase: protein MSTTKRFSNATGSPVADNTNIMTAGRRGPALLQDIWLIEKLAHFDREVIPERRMHAKGWGAHGTFTVTHDISRYTKAKIFSKIGKQTPMFVRFSTVAGERGAADAERDIRGTALKFYTEDGNWDIVGNNTPVFFFRDPLRFPDLNHAIKRDPRTGLRSADNNWDFWTLLPEALHQVTVVMSDRGIPKSFRNMHLFGSHTFSMLNAANERVWVKFHFRSQQGIQNLTDAEAEALVAKDRESHGRDLLNAIEAGDFPRWTLFIQVMTEAQAKTHRHNPFDLTKVWPKAEYPLIEVGVMELNRYPDNYFAEVEQAAFSPANIVPGIGFSPDKMLQGRLFSYGDTQRYRLGVNFNHIPVNAPKCPFQSYHRDGKMRTDGNLGETLTFNPNSAGLWDNQPDFAEPPMPIEGDAAHWDHRVDDDHWEQPGNLFRKMTPAQQQLLFENTARAMGDARLHIKQRHVDNCTRADPAYGAGVAKALGLDFRPRTIAAE from the coding sequence ATGTCCACAACGAAGCGATTTAGCAATGCCACCGGCTCGCCGGTCGCCGATAACACCAACATCATGACCGCGGGTCGGCGCGGCCCGGCGCTGCTCCAGGATATCTGGCTGATCGAGAAGCTGGCGCATTTTGACCGGGAAGTGATCCCGGAGCGGCGCATGCACGCCAAGGGCTGGGGAGCCCACGGCACGTTCACGGTAACCCACGACATCAGCCGCTACACCAAGGCCAAGATTTTCTCGAAGATCGGAAAGCAAACGCCGATGTTCGTGCGGTTCTCGACCGTGGCCGGTGAGCGCGGCGCGGCCGATGCGGAACGCGACATCCGCGGCACCGCCCTCAAGTTCTATACCGAGGACGGAAACTGGGACATCGTCGGCAACAACACGCCGGTGTTCTTCTTCCGCGATCCGTTGCGGTTCCCCGACCTCAACCATGCCATCAAGCGCGACCCGCGCACCGGGCTGCGCAGCGCGGACAACAATTGGGATTTCTGGACGCTGCTCCCCGAGGCGCTGCACCAGGTCACCGTCGTCATGTCCGATCGCGGTATCCCGAAGAGCTTCCGCAACATGCACCTGTTCGGCAGCCACACCTTCTCGATGCTCAATGCCGCCAATGAGCGCGTCTGGGTCAAGTTTCACTTCCGCTCCCAGCAGGGGATCCAGAACCTCACCGACGCCGAGGCCGAGGCCCTTGTCGCCAAGGATCGCGAAAGCCACGGCCGCGACCTGCTCAATGCGATCGAGGCGGGCGACTTCCCGCGCTGGACGCTTTTCATTCAGGTGATGACCGAAGCGCAGGCAAAGACTCATCGGCACAATCCGTTCGACCTGACCAAGGTCTGGCCGAAGGCGGAGTATCCGCTAATCGAGGTCGGCGTGATGGAGCTCAATCGTTACCCGGACAACTATTTTGCGGAAGTGGAGCAGGCCGCCTTCTCGCCCGCCAACATCGTGCCCGGTATCGGCTTTTCCCCGGACAAGATGCTCCAGGGGCGGCTGTTCTCCTATGGCGACACCCAACGCTACCGGCTCGGCGTCAACTTCAACCACATCCCGGTCAACGCACCAAAATGCCCGTTCCAGAGCTACCATCGCGACGGCAAGATGCGTACCGACGGCAATCTAGGCGAGACGCTTACTTTCAATCCCAACAGCGCGGGGCTTTGGGACAACCAACCCGATTTCGCTGAGCCGCCGATGCCGATCGAGGGCGATGCGGCGCATTGGGACCACCGCGTCGACGATGACCATTGGGAGCAGCCCGGCAACCTGTTCCGAAAAATGACGCCGGCACAGCAGCAGCTGCTGTTCGAGAACACGGCGCGGGCGATGGGCGACGCCAGGTTGCACATCAAGCAGCGGCACGTCGACAATTGCACGCGCGCGGATCCGGCCTACGGCGCTGGCGTCGCGAAGGCGCTCGGCCTCGATTTCAGACCGCGGACGATCGCGGCGGAATAG
- a CDS encoding efflux RND transporter permease subunit, protein MAIVRFALRFPHTFYVLAALILFLGVAAIRSMPTDIFPEIRIPVVTVIWQYTGLTTPEMEQRVSTYSQYSISANVNGIKNMEVQTLNGLSIQKLYFQPDVNLDLAIAQVVSATNSIRALMPPGIQPPIVVQFNASSVPVLQLSLNSDSLNEQQLYDFGIYRVRQELAPVPGVTLPTPAGGKYRQIMVDIDPDKLLSRGLTPLDIVNAVNTQNLTLPSGTAKIGKTQYTVRTNATPASIDDLNQMPVKFVNGATILLKDVAQVRDGSLVQQNIVREDGHRSVLLSVIKNGNASTLAVVNGVKQALQAIRAAAPAGLKINELFDQSVFVTNSVNGVLREGAIAAGLTALMILIFLGSWRSTLVVMISIPLAILSSLIMLYFLGETLNTMTLGGLALAVGILVDDSTVTIENTHRLWTEERMPLSEATLHGAAEIAVPTLVSTLAISCVFTSVVFLDGPAKYLFTPLGLAVVFAMLASYGLSRTLTPITIGLLLRSERHGTDDGRPAGFFSRISAAFERGFERLRDGYMKILTLLLRRRAIVPVVAVLILGLGAVMAMLVGRDFFPLIDGGQIQLHVRAPAGTRIESTEAIFQKVEDKIREVIPDKDRGLIIDNIGLPARAYNLAFADGSTIGINDGVIQVALKEGHRPTADYIKKLRQVLPAEFPEDTFYFQAADIVTQILNFGLPAQIDVRTMGSDPNNLPLAKKLRQRLAAIPGIADAHLQQEVDGPDFYTDIDRTRAAELGLNASTVATNINVSLSSSVQVSPNFWTDPASGIPYYLAVQTPEYRVNSLNALANTPVSTSLAVSGQIVPGMLSNIATFKRDTVPTNSNQSNVQEVYDVYASVQGRDLGGVAADIDKVTTQLQKELKPGNSIQVIGQIQSMNDSFRNLGIGLLFAAVFVYLLMVVNYQTFGDPFVVILALPATLCGIVTMLFITGTTLNVPSLMGAIMAVGVASANSILLVTFAREQQLKGHSAFEAALSAGHTRIRPVLMTAAAMIVGMIPMAIGGAGEEQNAALARAVIGGLLFATPTTLLIVPYLFAMLRKGNDGKPHHGVFEEI, encoded by the coding sequence ATGGCCATTGTTCGATTTGCGTTGCGGTTTCCTCACACTTTCTACGTGCTGGCAGCGCTGATCCTGTTTCTCGGCGTCGCCGCCATCCGATCAATGCCGACGGATATTTTTCCGGAGATCCGGATTCCAGTGGTGACGGTCATATGGCAATACACCGGGCTCACCACGCCGGAGATGGAACAGCGCGTCAGCACCTACAGCCAGTATTCCATCAGCGCCAACGTCAACGGCATCAAGAACATGGAAGTGCAGACCCTCAATGGTCTGTCGATCCAGAAGCTCTATTTCCAGCCCGACGTGAATCTCGACCTCGCTATTGCGCAAGTCGTGTCCGCGACGAATTCGATTCGCGCGCTGATGCCGCCCGGGATCCAGCCGCCGATCGTCGTGCAGTTCAATGCATCGAGCGTTCCCGTGCTGCAACTCAGTCTCAATTCGGACAGCCTGAACGAGCAGCAGCTCTACGATTTCGGCATTTACCGCGTTCGCCAGGAACTGGCGCCGGTTCCCGGCGTCACGCTGCCGACGCCGGCCGGTGGCAAGTATCGGCAGATCATGGTCGATATCGACCCGGACAAGCTGCTGTCCCGGGGTCTGACGCCGCTCGACATCGTGAACGCGGTCAATACCCAGAACCTGACGCTGCCGTCAGGAACCGCGAAGATCGGAAAAACCCAATATACCGTGCGAACCAACGCGACACCGGCGTCGATCGACGATCTCAATCAAATGCCGGTCAAGTTCGTCAACGGCGCCACCATCCTGTTGAAGGACGTGGCTCAGGTCCGCGACGGATCGCTGGTGCAGCAGAACATCGTGCGCGAGGACGGCCATCGCTCGGTCTTGCTCAGCGTGATCAAGAATGGCAATGCCTCCACATTGGCGGTCGTCAACGGCGTGAAGCAGGCCCTGCAGGCGATCCGCGCCGCGGCGCCGGCGGGACTGAAGATCAACGAGCTGTTCGACCAGTCGGTATTCGTTACGAACTCGGTTAACGGCGTGCTGCGGGAAGGCGCCATCGCGGCGGGTCTCACCGCGCTGATGATTCTGATCTTCCTTGGCTCCTGGCGCTCGACGCTGGTGGTGATGATCTCAATCCCGCTGGCGATCCTGTCGTCCCTCATCATGCTGTACTTTCTCGGAGAAACGTTGAACACCATGACGCTCGGCGGCCTTGCGCTGGCGGTCGGTATATTGGTCGACGACTCGACCGTCACCATCGAGAACACCCACCGACTATGGACCGAAGAGCGGATGCCGCTTTCGGAGGCGACGCTGCACGGCGCCGCCGAAATTGCGGTGCCGACGCTGGTTTCGACTCTCGCCATCAGTTGCGTGTTCACGTCGGTGGTGTTCCTCGACGGGCCGGCCAAGTACCTGTTCACGCCACTTGGACTTGCCGTCGTATTTGCGATGCTGGCTTCCTACGGTTTGTCGCGCACCCTGACGCCGATCACGATCGGCTTGCTGCTGAGGAGTGAGCGTCATGGCACGGACGATGGGCGCCCGGCAGGTTTCTTCTCGCGGATCTCCGCCGCATTCGAGCGCGGCTTCGAGCGACTGCGTGATGGCTATATGAAAATTCTCACCCTTCTGCTTCGGCGGCGAGCCATCGTGCCTGTCGTCGCCGTGTTGATACTCGGTCTCGGCGCAGTAATGGCGATGCTCGTTGGCCGGGATTTTTTCCCGCTCATCGACGGCGGCCAGATCCAGCTTCACGTTCGCGCTCCCGCCGGGACCCGCATCGAAAGCACCGAGGCGATATTCCAGAAGGTCGAGGACAAGATCCGCGAAGTCATTCCGGACAAGGACCGCGGGCTCATTATCGACAATATCGGGCTGCCGGCGCGAGCCTACAATCTGGCATTCGCCGACGGCTCCACGATTGGAATCAACGATGGTGTTATCCAGGTGGCGCTCAAGGAAGGCCATAGGCCGACCGCCGACTACATCAAGAAATTGCGTCAGGTGCTGCCCGCCGAATTTCCCGAGGATACGTTTTATTTCCAGGCAGCCGACATCGTGACGCAGATTCTGAACTTCGGATTGCCGGCGCAGATCGACGTCCGGACGATGGGCTCCGACCCGAACAACCTACCGTTGGCAAAGAAACTTCGTCAGCGTCTTGCCGCGATTCCCGGCATCGCCGACGCGCACCTGCAACAGGAAGTCGACGGTCCGGATTTCTACACAGATATCGACCGGACTCGGGCCGCTGAGCTTGGCCTCAATGCCAGCACGGTGGCCACCAACATCAATGTCAGCCTGAGTTCGTCGGTGCAGGTGTCGCCAAATTTCTGGACCGATCCGGCTTCGGGGATTCCGTATTATCTGGCCGTACAGACACCGGAATACAGGGTCAACTCGCTGAACGCGCTCGCCAACACCCCGGTGTCGACTTCGCTGGCGGTCAGCGGTCAAATCGTCCCTGGCATGCTCAGCAATATCGCGACGTTCAAGCGGGACACGGTTCCGACCAATTCCAACCAGAGCAATGTTCAGGAGGTTTACGACGTTTATGCGAGCGTGCAGGGGCGCGATCTCGGCGGTGTCGCAGCCGACATCGATAAAGTGACAACGCAGCTGCAGAAGGAACTCAAGCCCGGCAATTCGATTCAGGTGATCGGCCAGATCCAGAGCATGAACGACTCGTTCCGGAATCTTGGCATCGGTCTGCTGTTCGCCGCGGTCTTCGTCTATCTGCTGATGGTTGTGAACTATCAGACCTTCGGCGACCCGTTCGTGGTGATCCTGGCTCTGCCGGCGACGCTCTGTGGGATCGTCACGATGCTGTTCATCACCGGTACCACGCTGAACGTGCCGTCGCTGATGGGGGCGATCATGGCGGTCGGCGTCGCTTCCGCGAACTCAATTCTGCTCGTGACTTTCGCGCGCGAGCAGCAGCTGAAAGGGCACTCCGCCTTTGAGGCCGCACTGAGTGCCGGCCACACCCGAATCCGTCCCGTGCTGATGACAGCCGCCGCGATGATCGTCGGCATGATCCCGATGGCGATCGGAGGCGCCGGCGAGGAACAGAACGCGGCGCTTGCGCGCGCCGTCATCGGCGGCCTGCTGTTCGCGACACCGACAACATTGCTGATCGTGCCTTACCTGTTCGCCATGCTGCGCAAAGGCAACGACGGAAAGCCTCACCATGGCGTATTCGAGGAAATCTAA
- a CDS encoding MIP/aquaporin family protein, whose product MTSNRIAPKLLAEFIGTFAFVFIGAGTAAVIGDGVGLPGIVAVAFAHGLAIMAFVFAYGSVSGGHMNPAVTVGVLATGAISAGEAIGYIISQLIGGVVGALLLRNVLGGAETGLGTPALAHNLALGTTSLTITPAAGFTIEAVLGFFLVTVVLSTAVAGRAGALAPLAIGMTLTLNILMGGALTGAPFNPARALGPMVATGNFNDAWLYVTAPIVGAIVAAILHTGLAWLTQERAPELGRAVRTPAE is encoded by the coding sequence ATGACGTCCAACCGGATTGCACCCAAACTCCTCGCGGAGTTCATCGGCACCTTCGCATTCGTGTTCATCGGCGCCGGCACCGCAGCGGTGATCGGCGATGGTGTCGGCCTACCCGGTATCGTCGCGGTTGCGTTCGCCCATGGCCTCGCCATCATGGCCTTCGTCTTCGCCTACGGCTCCGTGTCGGGCGGGCATATGAATCCCGCCGTCACTGTCGGCGTGCTCGCGACGGGCGCGATCAGCGCCGGTGAGGCGATTGGCTACATCATCAGTCAGCTCATTGGCGGTGTCGTCGGTGCGCTGTTGTTGCGGAACGTACTGGGAGGAGCAGAAACCGGCCTCGGCACACCTGCACTCGCGCACAACCTCGCTCTGGGCACCACGTCCCTGACGATTACGCCCGCCGCCGGCTTCACGATCGAAGCCGTGCTCGGCTTTTTCCTGGTCACGGTCGTACTCAGCACGGCGGTCGCGGGCCGCGCCGGCGCTCTCGCTCCGCTGGCGATCGGAATGACGCTGACGCTCAACATCCTCATGGGCGGGGCGCTCACGGGCGCCCCCTTCAACCCGGCGCGAGCGCTGGGCCCGATGGTCGCGACCGGTAATTTCAACGACGCTTGGCTTTACGTGACAGCCCCAATCGTTGGCGCCATCGTCGCTGCCATTCTGCACACCGGTCTCGCCTGGCTCACCCAAGAACGGGCGCCCGAGCTCGGCAGGGCCGTCCGGACACCCGCCGAATGA
- a CDS encoding DUF305 domain-containing protein, translated as MVLFSRSFVRKRMISLATTASVAATSFALAEVPKGTDHVRGAMPIQYVADQPAHSREKPFLSENAAAMNKMMADMTIKPSGDVDRDFVAMMVPHHQGAVDMAKAELKYGHNEQLRRLAREIVAKQQQEIMVMRDAVSDKRSSPAQSPEQPRAESSPQSDSTDGSVARDGMKMSR; from the coding sequence ATGGTTCTGTTCTCGCGCTCTTTTGTCCGCAAACGCATGATCTCGCTGGCAACCACGGCGTCAGTCGCCGCGACATCGTTCGCCCTTGCAGAGGTTCCGAAGGGGACGGATCACGTCCGTGGAGCGATGCCGATCCAATATGTCGCGGACCAGCCAGCTCATTCGCGGGAGAAGCCGTTCCTGTCGGAGAACGCCGCCGCCATGAACAAGATGATGGCAGATATGACGATCAAGCCGAGCGGCGATGTCGACCGCGATTTCGTGGCAATGATGGTGCCGCACCATCAAGGCGCGGTCGATATGGCGAAGGCCGAACTCAAATACGGCCATAACGAGCAGCTGCGCCGACTGGCTCGGGAGATCGTTGCCAAGCAGCAGCAGGAGATCATGGTCATGCGGGATGCCGTCAGTGACAAGCGATCGTCCCCAGCGCAATCGCCGGAGCAGCCCCGCGCCGAGTCGTCACCGCAATCGGATTCGACTGACGGCTCGGTCGCCCGTGACGGAATGAAGATGTCTCGATAG
- a CDS encoding efflux RND transporter periplasmic adaptor subunit translates to MTQTSVRPERESVQNRLDSETDRVVALPNVTSKRRRRYGGALLGGVALLLLVGGLGTGAWRHYQAGLDVEAVAQQSRTLVPDVAVATVRASDSKITVSLPATTTAFEAANIFARTNGYIEKRYVDIGDRVKAGALLADITAPELDHQITQAKATLAQNQATLQQTQASHELARVTNARDSTLVKQGWLTLQQGDNDRLTLQAQQAAVGVAQSNIAAQEAQIRILEQEKAYQRVVAPFDGVITQRNIDNGSLVTSGSTFMFTLMHPDVIRTQVFVPQDEAFGLGPGVDAVVRVPEIPDRSFPGKVTRIASALQPGSRTLLTEIDVPNPDGALSPGIYCTVELYIPRKTPSMIIPAEAVVFDENGLHVAVVENGATHLQKITIARDFGTEVEVHDGVKPGDQVILNPMVNLAEGSKVAVRSVRKTQTS, encoded by the coding sequence ATGACCCAGACCAGTGTGCGGCCGGAAAGAGAAAGTGTTCAGAACCGGCTTGATTCCGAAACAGATCGCGTTGTTGCACTGCCCAATGTGACGTCCAAGAGGCGACGTCGCTATGGAGGGGCGCTGCTTGGCGGCGTTGCCCTGCTGTTGCTCGTGGGCGGCCTTGGAACGGGCGCCTGGCGCCACTACCAGGCCGGGCTGGATGTCGAGGCTGTCGCACAGCAGAGCCGGACCCTTGTTCCCGATGTTGCCGTGGCTACGGTCCGCGCCAGCGACAGTAAAATTACTGTCAGCTTGCCGGCGACGACGACGGCATTTGAGGCGGCCAATATCTTCGCGCGCACCAATGGCTACATCGAAAAGCGCTACGTCGATATCGGCGATCGCGTCAAGGCCGGAGCCCTGCTGGCGGACATTACCGCCCCCGAGCTTGATCACCAGATTACGCAAGCCAAGGCGACGCTGGCCCAGAATCAGGCGACGTTGCAGCAGACGCAGGCAAGCCATGAGCTCGCCCGGGTCACGAATGCGCGCGACAGCACGCTGGTCAAGCAGGGATGGCTCACGCTTCAGCAGGGCGACAACGATCGCCTGACCCTGCAGGCGCAGCAAGCGGCGGTGGGAGTGGCTCAGTCCAATATTGCTGCCCAGGAAGCCCAGATTCGTATCCTCGAGCAGGAAAAGGCATATCAGCGCGTCGTCGCGCCATTTGACGGTGTGATCACACAACGCAACATCGACAACGGGAGCCTGGTGACCTCCGGATCGACCTTCATGTTCACGCTGATGCACCCTGATGTGATCCGCACCCAGGTGTTCGTCCCGCAGGACGAGGCTTTCGGACTTGGGCCCGGCGTCGACGCGGTGGTCCGTGTCCCCGAGATTCCGGATCGCAGCTTTCCCGGCAAGGTCACGCGCATCGCGAGCGCGTTGCAGCCCGGCAGCCGGACGCTGCTGACCGAGATCGACGTCCCCAATCCGGACGGCGCGCTTAGTCCCGGAATCTACTGTACCGTCGAGTTGTATATTCCACGCAAGACGCCATCGATGATCATACCGGCCGAGGCGGTCGTATTCGATGAGAACGGCCTGCATGTCGCGGTCGTCGAGAACGGAGCAACTCATCTGCAGAAGATCACGATCGCGCGTGACTTCGGCACGGAAGTCGAAGTGCACGACGGCGTCAAGCCGGGCGATCAGGTCATCCTCAATCCGATGGTGAACCTGGCGGAAGGCAGCAAGGTCGCGGTGCGGTCGGTGCGCAAAACTCAGACGAGCTAA